A single region of the Triticum dicoccoides isolate Atlit2015 ecotype Zavitan chromosome 2B, WEW_v2.0, whole genome shotgun sequence genome encodes:
- the LOC119362486 gene encoding uncharacterized protein LOC119362486 codes for MDLLMLSAGILDVLEALPYTRATFGTCVGSSLCQCNLHLSADYVDQEPGCIMHQCCFLMTTAMPNAPSPEVYAIGGEGTMRGAVAIFKEIKRHGLRIPITWIPKTVDIGIIDRSFVFQTAVEITQHAINRHMWRL; via the exons ATGGATCTGCTCATGCTCTCAGCGGGAATACTGGATGTTCTTGAAGCTTTGCCATACACACGTGCTACTTTTGGCACTTGTGTGGGCTCCAGTTTGTGTCAATGCAATTTGCATCTATCAGCGGATTATGTCGATCAG GAACCAGGTTGTATAATGCACCAATGCTGCTTTCTGATGACGACGGCAATGCCAAACGCACCATCACCTGAG GTCTATGCGATTGGCGGGGAAGGAACCATGAGAGGAGCAGTGGCGATATTCAAAGAGATTAAACGGCATGGTTTGAGGATACCCATTACATGGATCCCCAAAACTGTGGACATCGGCATCATAGACAGGTCGTTTGTGTTCCAAACTGCAGTGGAGATTACTCAGCATGCGATCAACCGGCACATGTGGAGGCTGTGA